In Gimesia benthica, a single window of DNA contains:
- the pcp gene encoding pyroglutamyl-peptidase I codes for MTKVLLTGFEAYGYTPVNPAESVARALDGAVVGGAEIVSRIVPNTFFKCIDFVKAEIEQIQPELVVMMGEYGGRSMITVERIAQNLNDGTRYGLVDNAGRSLQGGLTAADGPAAYYTTLPIRAMVQAMRDAGIPADISDAAGTFCCNHLMYGILHYLFQSDSPIRAGWIHLPYLPEVAARVENLGEPSMSVETSTAGVRMGIEAALTHPEDIDAASPSRLQI; via the coding sequence ATGACGAAAGTCTTACTCACCGGTTTTGAAGCCTATGGTTATACTCCGGTCAATCCTGCGGAATCGGTGGCGCGGGCACTGGACGGGGCCGTCGTGGGGGGGGCTGAGATTGTCTCGCGGATTGTGCCGAATACGTTTTTCAAGTGTATCGATTTCGTGAAGGCAGAGATCGAGCAGATCCAGCCGGAACTCGTGGTGATGATGGGCGAGTACGGAGGCCGGTCGATGATTACCGTCGAGCGGATCGCACAGAACCTGAATGACGGGACACGCTATGGTCTGGTGGATAATGCGGGCCGTTCCCTGCAGGGAGGACTGACGGCTGCCGACGGTCCGGCCGCGTATTATACGACGCTGCCGATCCGGGCGATGGTCCAGGCAATGCGGGATGCGGGAATCCCGGCTGACATTTCGGATGCCGCGGGAACGTTCTGCTGTAATCATCTGATGTATGGGATTCTGCATTATCTGTTCCAGAGTGACTCGCCGATCCGGGCGGGCTGGATTCATCTCCCCTATCTCCCCGAGGTAGCGGCACGGGTAGAGAACCTGGGCGAACCCAGTATGTCGGTCGAGACATCGACTGCAGGAGTCCGGATGGGCATTGAAGCAGCGTTGACTCATCCAGAGGATATTGACGCAGCGAGCCCTTCCCGGCTGCAGATCTGA
- a CDS encoding SDR family oxidoreductase, translating to MPELSAADASELILLTGATGYVGGRLLQVLESRGARLRCLARRPEVLRERVSETTEVVYGDVLEPETLLPALTGVKVAYYLIHSMGEAGSFEENDRRAAEHFARAAREAGVERIIYLGGLGDEMETLSPHLRSRQEVGQILRSSGVPVIEFRASIVIGSGSLSFEMIRSLVERLPVMVTPKWVMRAAQPIAIEDLIAYLTEALEIPLPESRTFEIGGADQVSYAEIMRVYARCRGMRLRMIPVPVLTPYLSSLWLGLVTPLYARIGRKLIESIVHSTVVQDERARDTFSIEPMGIESAIQRALNNEEREFAETRWSDAVSSSGQVRTWSGVRFGNRLVDARSTTVACPPEIAFQPIQRIGGKTGWYACNWLWHLRGWMDLLVGGIGVRRGRAHPVRLRVGDTIDFWRVEAFEPNRRLRLAAEMKLPGRAWLEFEVKEDAQGSTISQTAMFDPVGLWGRLYWYAVCPLHYFVFAGMLKNIARAAEGIQGAESSSATSLSR from the coding sequence ATGCCTGAACTGTCTGCTGCTGACGCATCTGAGTTGATCCTGTTGACCGGAGCCACCGGATATGTGGGGGGACGGTTGCTGCAGGTGCTGGAATCGCGGGGCGCCCGTCTGCGTTGCCTGGCACGGCGACCTGAGGTACTGCGGGAGCGGGTCTCAGAGACCACGGAGGTGGTTTACGGGGATGTGCTGGAACCGGAGACACTGCTGCCGGCATTGACCGGAGTGAAGGTGGCGTATTACCTGATTCACTCGATGGGTGAGGCCGGTTCGTTTGAGGAGAACGACCGGCGGGCTGCGGAACATTTCGCGCGGGCTGCCCGGGAAGCGGGCGTGGAGCGGATCATCTACCTGGGAGGCCTGGGCGATGAAATGGAGACGCTCTCCCCTCACCTGCGGAGTCGACAGGAAGTGGGGCAAATTCTACGGTCGTCAGGAGTGCCGGTGATTGAATTCCGGGCGTCGATTGTGATCGGCTCGGGGAGTCTTTCGTTTGAAATGATTCGGTCGCTGGTGGAACGGCTGCCAGTGATGGTGACGCCGAAGTGGGTAATGCGGGCCGCACAGCCTATCGCGATTGAAGACTTGATCGCCTATCTGACTGAGGCTCTGGAAATACCCTTGCCTGAAAGTCGGACGTTTGAGATTGGCGGTGCCGACCAGGTTTCTTATGCGGAGATCATGCGGGTGTATGCCCGATGCCGGGGGATGCGGTTGCGAATGATTCCGGTGCCCGTGCTGACACCTTATCTGTCGAGTCTGTGGCTGGGACTGGTGACACCCCTGTATGCACGCATTGGTCGCAAGCTGATTGAGAGTATTGTGCATTCCACGGTGGTCCAGGATGAGCGTGCGCGGGATACCTTTTCGATCGAGCCGATGGGAATCGAATCCGCGATTCAGCGGGCGTTGAATAACGAGGAACGCGAATTCGCGGAGACACGCTGGTCAGATGCGGTTTCGTCTTCGGGACAAGTGCGGACGTGGAGTGGTGTGCGATTTGGCAACCGGCTGGTCGACGCTCGGAGTACCACGGTGGCGTGTCCTCCTGAGATTGCTTTTCAGCCGATTCAGCGGATCGGGGGTAAGACGGGCTGGTATGCCTGTAACTGGCTCTGGCATTTGCGGGGCTGGATGGATCTGCTGGTGGGCGGCATTGGTGTGCGGCGCGGTCGTGCGCATCCGGTGCGGTTACGCGTGGGAGATACAATCGATTTCTGGCGGGTGGAAGCATTTGAGCCGAACCGTCGCCTGCGACTGGCGGCCGAGATGAAACTGCCGGGCCGCGCCTGGCTGGAGTTCGAAGTTAAAGAAGATGCGCAGGGTTCAACGATCTCGCAGACAGCGATGTTTGATCCGGTGGGGCTGTGGGGGCGGCTGTACTGGTATGCGGTCTGTCCGCTGCATTATTTCGTGTTTGCGGGGATGCTGAAGAATATCGCCCGGGCGGCGGAAGGGATCCAGGGGGCTGAATCTTCCTCCGCGACTTCTCTTTCCCGGTAG
- a CDS encoding macro domain-containing protein has product MSLPLDLWLIHPEAEMCDAFRDRFQELPHVSVMECRFEDLPPHDCFVTAANSFGIMNAGIDAAVVNFHGYDLMKRIQHRILDLYLGEQPLGTSFIEPTGNPDYPYVAHSPTMRVPGSISGTDKVYAATWASLLAVYQHNISQEDEATKIKTVAFPAMGAGFGCVPYREVARQMAVAYQHYLDPPHRMDWQAVIRRQQAIAYDEGQQVVR; this is encoded by the coding sequence ATGTCTTTACCCCTTGATCTCTGGCTGATTCATCCCGAAGCAGAAATGTGTGACGCGTTTCGGGATCGTTTTCAGGAACTCCCTCATGTGAGTGTCATGGAATGCCGTTTTGAAGACCTGCCCCCGCACGACTGTTTTGTAACGGCGGCGAATTCATTTGGCATCATGAATGCAGGCATTGATGCCGCGGTGGTCAATTTTCATGGTTATGACCTGATGAAACGGATTCAGCATCGGATTCTGGATCTGTATCTGGGAGAACAGCCGCTGGGAACGTCGTTTATTGAGCCGACGGGCAATCCCGATTATCCCTATGTGGCACACAGCCCGACGATGCGCGTCCCCGGTTCGATCTCCGGGACGGATAAAGTGTATGCCGCAACCTGGGCGTCCCTGCTGGCCGTGTATCAGCACAACATCAGCCAGGAAGACGAAGCTACCAAAATTAAAACGGTAGCCTTTCCTGCGATGGGAGCTGGCTTTGGATGCGTACCCTATCGGGAAGTGGCTCGGCAGATGGCGGTGGCGTATCAGCATTACCTAGATCCGCCGCATCGGATGGACTGGCAGGCGGTGATTCGCCGTCAGCAGGCGATTGCCTACGATGAGGGACAGCAGGTGGTTCGTTGA